The Nicotiana tomentosiformis chromosome 9, ASM39032v3, whole genome shotgun sequence genome contains the following window.
TTGCTTCTTTTATTACACTTTACATTTCGTGGTGATCTATGTGCCATCCATTGTCTCTACTCCTGCTTGTTGACCGgtgatatttagcttaaagtatatatatttatatgtatatcgcctcatgttTTACTCATGTTTCGTGGATTTTGGATGCAAAATATATTGATTTATATTAATTCGTGGTGTTTTTATGTGTAGAAATCATTCGGAAGTAATTGGGGGTGAAAGATGCGAGATTAGACccaaaatggagggaaaatgggaAATGTTGAATTCCAGCGCCACAGGCAGTGCCCCACGCCACCTAGCGTCGTGAACAGAATGTTCAATTTGCCAGCACCAGCGCTAGCGCCCTACGCTGCCCTAGACGCTGGTGACGGGAATTTCTCCAACTTTGtacgggacaaggttatttcggccctagacctacccaatgtgtataaaagcaagactaagcctATTTTGAGAGGGGGGATGCCACTTTGAAGGGAAAATACACACAAGAAACATCGGGGAGCGAGGATATCTTAGTTTTCTTCATcatttcttagtattttcaattatccaacacttatgaaattgtttgatactatcatgagtggctaaaacccatagttatgggtttgtgatttagccatgaatattgttgtttaataCTGACTTAATATTAATTATAATTCACCAATATATGgttatttcttcaattctgtgattaattgcttaatcgtctggccagcagttaggttctatttactatctatgctatgcttgggaaatcTATGTTTAGATtcgagaagaattgaagagagcacgATCTTAACTCTGAGGGGGGCGGATTTGTGGTTATAATAGGAATATACATAGTCGttgtgcttaattaaatatcttaatttaatgcgttcttaatagattaatttcataggaatataggcgttaatctattttgaataggcgggtagtacttcgggagaatgctacgagagcaattgtttatttaattagcaaccatgattGAATTGTATGAAAGTgagagttaactagaacacaataggattggtgaatcaaTCAAAACCCTagaatatttgtctctactgaTTACACAATAATCATTTTGTTgtttgataatttagttactagttagaattattattttgtataatcacacttttgaactcgaattggctcgactgaataacaatcttggtgaatttagtgggtagttAATACAAGTCTCAGTGGGTTCGAtactcgacttatcattttattgcTTGTACGACTATGTATACATGCATGTGCATTTTGGAGCAACATGTTTTTagcaccgttgccggggacttaaaTATTGACTACTTTCTAGTTTTTGCTTTAATTGTTCACTTCGTCAAGTATAATGTTACTTGATTGTTGCTCTGCTCTCAGGAACTTTGATTGAATGCGGAGGGTCAGAAGCCAGGATAGACTTCAAGGCTTTGACCCCGAACCTGAGAGAATATTTCACAGGAGGTTGAGGGAAGCAAGGGACACAAATAATCTTCAGGTACTTGTTCAATTTCCTGTGAACATGGCAGAGGAGCAACACAGGGTTATTCTGGAGGTGGCGATGCccagcattgctaatgtcacctccaGCATTGTGAAGCCCAGAATCACTGGGAAATTTGAGCTGAAACAGAGCATGATCCAGCTACTACATGCGAATGGGCAGTTTATGGGTCTTCCACACGAGGATCCACAATAGCACATCCTGAACTTCTTGAagattagtgatacttatatCACTAACGGAGTCACTCCAGGCTATGTGAGGCTCACATTGTTCCCGTTCTCTCTGTTGTACGAAGCAAAGCGATGGATGGAGGCAGAACTATCTAATTCTATTACATCATGtaatgatctagcaaggaaatttttGGCAAGGTTCTTCCCTTCAGGAAAAACTGCAAAGATCAGAAGTGAGATAGTCGCCTTCAAACAGAAATTGGAGGAGTCTTTATACtcagcttgggagaggttcaaggggctGCTCAGAGACTATCCTCATCACAATCAGACAAACAAAGTATTGGCTCACAGTTTCATAGAAGGGGTACATCTTGAGACAAAGATTGTGGTAGATGTTGTAGCTGGAAGTCAAGTGTTAGAGAAAATCTTTGAAGAGATATATGCGttattgaacaaattctccaaaagcaATCCTGATTGGCAAGGAGAGATGGGAAGACACACAGTGCAAATATCTGTAGGGGTTCTCGAGTTAGATATTGTCTTTGCATTATCAGCGCAGATTTTCACATTGACTAACCAAGTTAATCAGATGACCCTGGTTATTAACAAGCAACAAGCCCAGCTAGTGCAACAGGTTCAATTATTTTGTGAAGTATGTGGAGAGGGTCACACAAGCGACTTATGCCCAGACAAACTAGTATGGGAAAACTTACAATCCTAACTGGAGAAACCACccaaacttctcttggggtgAAAACCAAGGTGCTTAGAATCAGTACAGGCCACAAGCATATCAACAACAATATAGACCACCTCAGGTTGAACAACATACAAACTCGACGATCACCTTGAGGAGATGATGAAGAGATTTATGGCTGACTAGCATGCCCAAGCAGCAGCGATGAGAAATTTGGAGCGACAAATGGGACAACTTGCTAGTGCCCAAAATACTCGACCAACTGGGGCTTTTCCTAGTGATACAGAGCCTAATCCCAAAGCTCAAGTCAATGCGGTTACCTTGAGAAATGGAAGAGTGTTAGAAGAagttcaaaagaaaaagaagtataCGACTAGTCTTGAAGGAGAATTAGTTCCAAAGCCAGTTGAGGAGAATGAGAAAGAGAACAAAGTATCAGAGCCAGTAATTGTGACAAGGCAACCACTTTTGTTTCCACAAAGACTGCAGAAGCAAAAAGATGATGCTAAGTACAAGAAATTCTTAGATATTTTGATCCAAGTGCGTGTGAATTTTCCTTTGGTGGAATTTTTACAGGAAGTGCCTAAGTATGCAAGGTATCTCAGAGATATTGTGTCAAACAAGCGAAGACATACAGATTTTGAAACAGTTACATTTACTGAAGAGTGCAGTGCTATAGTTCAGAGTAAACTTTCTCCTAAGTTGAAGGATCTTAGGAGTTTTACAATTACTCTATCTCTTGGAAAACAAGAAGATGGTAGAGCTCTATGTGATTTAGGGGctagtataaatttgatgccatCCTCTTTGTTCAAGCAACTTGGATTGGGGGTGCTTAGACCTACCACAATCACTTTACAGTTAGCAGATAGGTCACTAGTTATGCTAGAAGGAATTATTGAGGATGTGTTAGTTCGAGTGGGAAAGTTTATTCTTCCTACTGATTTTATTGCTCTTGATTACGAGGCAGATGAAGAAGTACCCATTATTTTGGAGCGACCATTCTTAGCCACTAGTGGAGCGATTATTGATGTGGGGAAGGGAAGTTGAAGATGAGAGTTGACGATGACGAAATAACTTTTAATGTGTACAAGACACTTAAGCTCCCTAAGCATTATACGGACTTTGTGCATGATTACTATGGTAGAATTTAAGGGGATAGAGCAGAGTCCTTATGTGAATTGTAATGATCCAGATGGGACAACTGAGATAGAGGAGGTGGTTTTGCAAGCCGAGTGTGTAAAGATGATTGAGAAAAGAGCGAGAGACGAAAGAGGAGACCTTTTGAGAGCGTGCAAAAAGGCTAGAATTCAtgggagaaagaaaaagagaaagcaCCCAGCCTGAGCAGAGTAGCAGAGTCGTGCCATAACTATAAATAAGGCGCTTGTTTAGAGGCAACCCaacttgtatttttttatttattatttttttaattgtcAAGTTTTGTGTTGTTTTTATTTTGCAGAGTAGGGGAAGTTTGAGGACTCGAAGTTGAAGTTGAGGAGCATGTTTgagcttaagtgtggggtcatccCGACCCTTAATATCGAGGATCATGTCCGAGCTAGGCCCGAGAGGGTCTCAGGGAGTATTTCTCACCcatgttttaatatttttttttctgtgATCATGTATCGAGGACTATGCATaaaataagtgtggggtgggggagaCTACTTTTTGAAGTGTAATTGtactatttttttattaatttttattttagaacTCATAGTAGACATAGTCAAGGTTCGCAAaaaaatgaaaatagaaaaaaaaaatcagaaaaagctcggacttttcccgacaatggatcttttggacaattttcttgagggattaaagttcgattaaaaaaaataccaaaaagttttttttaggatagttaggtagtatccaagggtgtagctcgaaccggaTACTTtgtttttttaggagtaggataggAAGAAACTGAGTTGCTCTAAGGTACCTAGTGACGTGTTTGGTGCCGGCACATTAAGCTATGGCATGCACTATGTCTTTCCGtacatttgatttgaattgtgatgccTGAGTAAAATAAATAGCCTACTCTGTGATGCCTTTTCTcagttgtttgacttgtatgTCACATAGTGCAATATTGATTAAAATTTCTCAATTATatgtgcttgcttgacttgagagttgaacggAACTGTTTCGATTGAGTCATGTACAATGTGTATGTGAGAATTTGTGATTTTTTGTGCTAtcttgtgtagtctagaactATCCCCGTATATTAATCGAAGCGAAATCagtaagttgtgctagtctaggagatgacgtaggcgtttcttgcttgatcatagatgtgcttgtcacttaaaaataaaatttctgttgctagcccctttgagtttatagaccttttctttggcacccacattacaatccgtacccctattttgttcttaatttgagattattgaacctttacctcctaatgaacttagtcgctaaaagaagtaaggtgagagattggggAGTAGCTTTCGAttggaaccatggaagggccccTTGGTGCAATAAAGTTGAAAAAAGTTCATTAGCCAATGAaccttaatgtatggagtgtgtgtagaaaagaaaaaaaaaagagagaaaaagaaaaaattgcaAGAAACAAAATGATAGTCAAATAATGTAAAAAAAatacacacctcctaatcttactaattTGTGCTAGTGGGAGTATAGAAGTGCTTAATGAAAAAAGGCTATGTCCTATGTGGTATATGGTTTGTAGAgagtgaattggttgagaagaatatATGCTCGAtttgtgagtgtagtgtattaaagtgcttagaagGATTAGTCACTAtttctaaatatatcctacccatcccttagcatacattacaaccttaaagtcctaattgatcctagatttggctagcttagattagtagagatgtacactacggaaaagcttatggtacgaccacgggatgcatatgaattctttgtgagagtgagcgaactTTGCTCAATtatgtgatgtccttaatttatattTAAAAGCATACTTGAATGTGTGGACTATTCTATATGCATTCTTTTATTTGTTGGTGAGGGAACATGATCTCATGAAGGATTGGTAATGTTGTAAACGTCTCTTATTGGGTAAGTGCGCGAGTTGAGAGCGCTTAGTAGTAACGAGTTGGCTTTTGAGGTAGGGTGGTTACGGATAGGTTGtttgaattgattgaattgaaATGGATATAGTTGGGCATGTTTAGAATGGGAAGAATGTGAATTTTGTATGTTCATGCTTGATTGCCGGTATCGATCATAGTCAAGGGTAGAGTGTATGGTTAATAAAATTGAAGTGCTCCTCTCTAGTTGAGATTTGTACGTAGTTAGGATATAGTTGATAGTCCCATTGCTAGAGGACAAACAAGAGTCttagtgtggggtgttgatatttagcttaaagtatatatatttatatgtatatcgcctcatgttTTACTCGTGTTTCGTGGACTTCGGATGtaaaatgtattgatttatattaaTTCGTGGTGTTTTTATGTGTAGGCATCATTTGGAAGCAATTGGGGGCGAAAGGTGCGAGATTAGAcccaaaatggaggaaaaatgggaaATGTTGAATTCCAGCGCCataggcagcgccccacgctacttgTGGTGCCGTGGACAGAATGTTCAATTTGCTAgtgccagggccagcgccccatgCTGCTCTGAACGCTGGTGACGGAAATTTCTCTAACTTTgtccgggacaaggttatttcggccctagacctacccaacgcgtataaaagcaagactaagcctACTTTGAGAGGGGGCGCCACTTTGAAGGAAAAATACACACAAAAAACATCGGGGAGCAAGGATatctcagttttcttcatcttttcttagtatttttaattatccaacacttataAAATTGTTTGAtactatcatgagtggctaaaacccatagttttGGGGTtatgatttagccatgaatattgttgtttaacgttgacttaatattaattataattcaccaatatatgattgtttcttcaattctgtgattaattgcttaatcgTCTGGCCAgtagttaggttctatttactatctatgctatgcttgggaaagccatgtttagattagagaagaattgaagagagaacgatcttaactctgaggggggcggatttgtggttaggataggaatatacctagtcgtcgtacttaattaaatatcataatcttaatgcgttcttaatagattgatttcataggaatataggtattaatctattttgaataggcgggtaatacttcgggagaaggctacgagagcaattgttcgtttaattagcaaccatgagtgaattgtatgaaagtgagagttaactagaacacaataggattggtgaatcaatcacaaccctagaatatttgtctctactgaTTATACAATAATCATTTTATTgtttgataatttagttactagttAGAATTAATGTTTAGCATAATCATACTTTTGAACTCGAATTGGCTCGAttgaataacaatcttggtgaatttagtgggtagttaatacaagtctctgtgggtttgacactcgacttatcattttattatttgtatgaccacgtatacttgcgtgtgcgttttgGAGCAACAACTGGAATtgtggtaggacacttgcacaagtatacaTGTAGTTAAATCCTAACGTCATtaaccattatacgtactcttgtctacttgcctaCTGTGTGAGGAATgctctattggcatgtgagtcgtccgTACAGATATaagttgtaatgtgggcacaagatgccaagtgatcagggttcaagaattgggacccgtgatctgtgattatgaggttcggtacctcatgaAAATGCTTGAACAAATCTGGTGTGacagcggttgttcttattgagttgttgctgatttttcctttattttgatTTCACTGGACTTAGACTGTGTCCAGCTTACTCTACGACATTATTACATGACTGTTTCCTGTTAAATATTATTGTTATCGGTGTCTCGTTACAAGTATTATTTGGTATTCTTTATCCTGTTTAgttgtatattaatattgtttttcTTTGTTAGCTCACCTTCACatttgttcaggttgtttagtccggtaggtaTCTTGagtgtccctcgtcactactccaccgaggttagtcttgatacttaatgggtacctctgtggtgtactcatactatgcttctgcacattttttgtgcagatccgggtgccacggttgttgttgattattagctggctggtcgagctgtggagactcaaggtaaatctgtcGTCACGTTCGCACGCCTCAGAGTCATCTTTTGATATtttcattgtattgttaaattCTATCCCGAATAGTTGCATTTAGGAATTTTGTTTTCTAGCAAACttaatagagcttatgacttgtactactggttttgggaattgtaattgtGTATAAGATTTTTATTTCGTATTTATCATTcgatggttgaattcttctatttATTTAGTAAGTGTTTGActtgcctagtcttagagattaggtgcggtcacgacatcctacggaagaAAATTGAAGTCGTGACATgttaagtcctataaaagtatgtatgttattgcattctacttttaCTTGTGACTTTTACATGACAGTTAAAAAATTACCGAAAATAAATCGAACTGTACCGATACAGAAGAGAAATCGACATGATTGAGACGGTTTTGAAAAGTcgaattttggttatacataatagaataaccaaaaaattagtatgatataaattttataaaataaccggccgaaccaaaccattgacacccctagttgTGATCATGGTAATGGCTAAGGACAGTatctaaaccttgaaactaacAAAGTCCAAAACTAAAACAGAATTTAGCTCTAGGCCATGTGATGTTAATTAAGTTCATATAACTAAAATTCGAGAATAAATAATTAAACTgctacaacaacaaaaataacaacataCTCAATATGATCCCATAAGCTAAAGAGTGTGAGGTGTACGTAAACATTATCTCTATCTTTATAGGGTAGAAAGACTATTTTAGATAGACCCTCGtcccaaaaaaaattaaattgcgACAGGAAGAGTAAATTATTTTGCAGTATATAATTTCATTCTCTCGCAAGTATATTCCTTCCAAAAAACCTTAAAACCAATATCCTAAAATTCAATCATTGAAATAAACTTCTCAATAAAATTAATGTATTGGTAAAAAATAACTCTATCTGTAGCCAGAAAACCAAGAATTGAGCTGTGAACTTCTGGGTGAAATTTGATTGAGCATTGTAAGAAATGAACTCGAATTTCCCTCCATTAATGGCGTATCATCGCC
Protein-coding sequences here:
- the LOC104090239 gene encoding uncharacterized protein, producing MRNLERQMGQLASAQNTRPTGAFPSDTEPNPKAQVNAVTLRNGRVLEEVQKKKKYTTSLEGELVPKPVEENEKENKVSEPVIVTRQPLLFPQRLQKQKDDAKYKKFLDILIQVRVNFPLVEFLQEVPKYARYLRDIVSNKRRHTDFETVTFTEECSAIVQSKLSPKLKDLRSFTITLSLGKQEDGRALCDLGASINLMPSSLFKQLGLGVLRPTTITLQLADRSLVMLEGIIEDVLVRVGKFILPTDFIALDYEADEEVPIILERPFLATSGAIIDVGKGS